One genomic segment of Dysosmobacter sp. Marseille-Q4140 includes these proteins:
- a CDS encoding DUF3793 family protein: MERTFEALLVNQCAPTLTGMKPASLFRYQGRVPGEARRLAECWARQLAPRGLTLRVLKTCRVTGACMLLLYREDWLRRILAERSNRRFLEQQGYPADVDLPQLLERLSDRLCLEQDYPHEIGLFLGYPLEDVVGFIENRGRNYTFCGYWKAYGDPAAARLRFAQYRRCTEMCSRRFRQGATILELIAA; the protein is encoded by the coding sequence ATGGAACGGACATTTGAAGCGCTGCTGGTGAACCAGTGCGCGCCGACTCTGACTGGGATGAAGCCGGCCAGCCTTTTTCGCTACCAGGGAAGGGTGCCCGGTGAGGCCCGCCGTCTGGCGGAGTGCTGGGCCCGGCAGTTGGCCCCCCGGGGTCTGACGCTGCGGGTCCTCAAGACCTGCCGGGTGACCGGGGCCTGTATGCTCCTGCTGTATCGGGAGGACTGGCTCCGCCGGATTCTGGCAGAGCGCTCCAACCGCCGTTTTTTGGAACAGCAGGGATATCCGGCGGACGTGGATCTGCCGCAGCTGCTGGAGCGGCTGTCGGACCGGCTGTGCCTGGAGCAGGACTATCCCCATGAGATTGGACTCTTTCTGGGCTATCCGCTGGAGGATGTGGTGGGCTTTATCGAAAATCGAGGCCGGAACTACACCTTCTGCGGCTATTGGAAGGCCTACGGCGATCCGGCTGCCGCCCGCCTCCGCTTTGCCCAGTACCGCCGCTGCACCGAGATGTGCAGCCGCCGGTTCCGCCAGGGCGCGACGATCCTGGAACTGATCGCCGCCTGA
- a CDS encoding ferrous iron transport protein A, protein MMPLTMARAGETVTIRKITGKDEIRQHLAELGFVVDSDVTVVSQMAGNLIIQVKDCRVALDKTMANRIMI, encoded by the coding sequence ATGATGCCGCTGACAATGGCAAGGGCCGGCGAGACGGTCACGATCCGCAAGATCACCGGAAAGGATGAGATCCGCCAGCATCTGGCGGAATTGGGGTTTGTGGTGGACAGCGATGTAACAGTGGTCAGCCAGATGGCCGGAAATCTCATCATTCAGGTGAAGGACTGCCGGGTAGCTCTGGACAAGACCATGGCGAACCGGATCATGATTTGA
- a CDS encoding ferrous iron transport protein A, producing MKTLKDVKVGQTAVVVKLHGEGAVKRRIMDMGLTRGVEVYVRKVAPLGDPMELNVRGYELSVRKSDAGQIEVN from the coding sequence ATGAAGACCTTGAAAGATGTTAAGGTCGGACAGACCGCTGTTGTGGTGAAACTCCACGGCGAGGGCGCCGTCAAGCGCCGTATCATGGATATGGGATTGACCCGCGGCGTGGAGGTCTACGTGCGAAAGGTGGCGCCTTTGGGGGACCCCATGGAACTGAATGTCCGGGGGTATGAGCTCAGCGTCCGCAAGTCCGACGCCGGGCAGATCGAGGTGAACTGA
- the feoB gene encoding ferrous iron transport protein B has protein sequence MYIKIALAGNPNCGKTTLFNALTGSNQYVGNWPGVTVEKKEGRLKGHRDVVIQDLPGIYSLSPYTLEEVVARNYLVHEKPDAILNIVDGTNIERNLYLTTQLIELGLPVVVAVNMIDLVRRNGDQIDLSKLGQALGCQVVEMSALKGEGGMAAAEQAMAAARSHKVGELPHVFTGSVEHAIAHIEESIQGKVESQYLRWYAIKIFERDEKVLEALALDEALRTHLEEHIADCERELDDDAESIITNQRYAFISGVVGKAVKKKAVRGSLSVSDKIDRIVTNRILALPIFAGIMFLVYAIAMGGWPVSIGTRATDWTNDVLFGEWVPGVFGSILGALHIAEGSWLYGLIQDGIVAGVGAVLGFVPQMLVLFVLLAILEDVGYMARIAFIMDRIFRRFGLSGKSFIPMLVATGCGVPGIMASRTIEQDRDRKMTVMTTGFIPCGAKMPIIGLFAGAVFGSSAWVATSAYFIGVAAVVISGIMLKKFKAFAGEPAPFVMELPAYHAPAPGNVLRATWERGWSFIKRAGTVILLSSIVLWFLQGYGFVDGVFQAVEDNNDSLLAAIGNAIAWIFYPLGWHSGTAWKAAVATFTGLIAKEEVVNTFGVLYHYAGETDLMDDSSPIWALVAADFTALSAYSFMIFNLLCAPCFAAMGAIKREMNNPKWAVGAIAYMCGFAYVLAMIVYQLGGLFTGEATFGVFTVVAAAALVGIVYLLLRKGYQPEGEIRHLTSVSAAAMK, from the coding sequence ATGTACATCAAGATCGCACTGGCCGGCAACCCGAACTGCGGCAAGACCACGCTGTTCAACGCCCTGACCGGCTCCAATCAGTATGTAGGCAACTGGCCCGGCGTTACCGTGGAAAAGAAGGAGGGCCGGCTCAAGGGCCACAGGGATGTGGTCATTCAGGACCTGCCCGGCATCTACTCCCTGTCCCCCTACACATTGGAGGAAGTGGTGGCCCGGAATTATCTGGTCCATGAAAAGCCGGACGCCATCTTGAACATCGTGGACGGCACCAACATCGAACGGAACCTGTACCTCACCACCCAGCTGATCGAGCTGGGGCTGCCGGTGGTGGTGGCGGTCAATATGATCGACCTGGTCCGCCGCAACGGCGATCAGATTGATCTTTCCAAGCTGGGGCAGGCCCTGGGCTGCCAGGTGGTGGAGATGAGCGCTCTGAAGGGCGAGGGCGGCATGGCGGCCGCCGAGCAGGCCATGGCCGCGGCTCGGTCCCACAAGGTCGGAGAGCTGCCCCACGTGTTTACCGGCAGCGTAGAGCACGCCATCGCCCACATCGAGGAGTCCATCCAGGGCAAGGTGGAGAGCCAGTATCTGCGCTGGTACGCCATCAAGATCTTTGAGCGGGACGAGAAGGTGCTGGAGGCCCTGGCGCTGGACGAAGCCCTGAGGACCCATCTGGAAGAGCACATCGCCGACTGTGAGCGGGAGCTGGACGACGACGCCGAGAGCATCATCACCAACCAGCGCTATGCCTTCATCAGCGGTGTGGTGGGGAAGGCTGTGAAGAAAAAGGCGGTCAGAGGCAGCCTCTCCGTCTCCGACAAGATCGACCGGATCGTTACCAACCGCATCCTGGCCCTGCCCATTTTCGCGGGCATCATGTTCCTGGTGTACGCCATTGCCATGGGCGGTTGGCCGGTCTCCATCGGTACCCGGGCCACCGATTGGACCAATGACGTCCTCTTTGGCGAATGGGTGCCGGGAGTGTTCGGCAGCATTCTGGGGGCGCTGCATATCGCTGAGGGCAGCTGGCTGTACGGGCTGATTCAGGACGGTATCGTGGCCGGCGTAGGCGCGGTGCTGGGCTTTGTGCCCCAGATGCTGGTGCTGTTTGTGCTGCTGGCGATCCTGGAGGACGTGGGCTATATGGCCCGCATTGCCTTCATCATGGATCGGATCTTCCGCCGCTTCGGCCTCTCCGGCAAGAGTTTTATTCCCATGCTGGTGGCTACCGGCTGCGGCGTGCCCGGTATCATGGCCTCCCGGACCATTGAGCAGGACCGGGACCGGAAGATGACCGTCATGACCACCGGTTTCATTCCCTGCGGCGCAAAAATGCCCATCATCGGCCTTTTCGCCGGCGCCGTGTTCGGCTCCTCCGCCTGGGTGGCGACCTCCGCCTACTTCATCGGTGTGGCCGCCGTGGTGATTTCCGGCATCATGCTCAAGAAATTCAAGGCCTTTGCCGGGGAGCCTGCTCCCTTCGTCATGGAGCTGCCCGCCTACCACGCGCCCGCCCCCGGCAACGTGCTGCGGGCCACCTGGGAGCGGGGTTGGAGCTTCATCAAGCGGGCCGGCACGGTGATCCTGCTGAGCTCCATCGTGCTGTGGTTCCTTCAGGGCTACGGCTTCGTGGACGGCGTGTTCCAGGCTGTGGAGGACAACAACGACTCCCTGCTGGCCGCCATCGGCAACGCCATCGCCTGGATCTTCTATCCCCTGGGCTGGCACAGCGGCACGGCCTGGAAGGCCGCCGTGGCTACCTTTACCGGCCTGATTGCCAAGGAGGAGGTGGTCAACACCTTCGGCGTGCTGTACCACTACGCCGGGGAAACGGATCTGATGGATGACTCCAGCCCCATCTGGGCCCTGGTGGCGGCGGACTTCACCGCTCTCAGCGCCTATTCCTTCATGATCTTCAATCTGCTGTGCGCCCCCTGTTTCGCCGCTATGGGTGCCATCAAGCGGGAGATGAACAATCCCAAGTGGGCCGTGGGCGCCATCGCCTATATGTGCGGCTTTGCCTATGTGCTCGCCATGATCGTCTACCAGTTGGGCGGCCTCTTCACTGGCGAGGCAACTTTCGGTGTGTTCACTGTGGTGGCCGCTGCCGCGCTGGTGGGGATCGTGTATTTGCTGCTGCGCAAGGGCTATCAGCCCGAGGGCGAGATCCGTCACCTGACCTCCGTCTCTGCGGCGGCCATGAAGTGA
- a CDS encoding FeoB-associated Cys-rich membrane protein, translating into MSDIWGYVIVCAVLALVVGLAVRSIWKSRKSGGHCSGDCAHCGSCGGHKDPASRR; encoded by the coding sequence ATGTCTGACATCTGGGGGTATGTGATCGTCTGCGCCGTTCTGGCGCTGGTGGTGGGGCTGGCCGTCCGCTCCATCTGGAAAAGCCGCAAGTCCGGCGGACACTGCAGCGGCGACTGCGCCCACTGCGGCAGCTGCGGCGGGCACAAGGACCCGGCGTCCCGCCGGTGA
- a CDS encoding metal-dependent transcriptional regulator, which produces MELTSTHLRYLLTIYQLSRVRPEISSAAVAGALGVSRPSVTRMLGILAEKDLVTKERYGKLALTDRGAALARRQLDCVRLLALRLPALGLDLTAREAEEAAQALAAVLPGRCLETL; this is translated from the coding sequence ATGGAACTGACCAGCACGCACCTTCGGTATCTGCTGACCATCTATCAGCTCTCGCGGGTCCGGCCGGAGATCAGCTCCGCCGCCGTGGCGGGCGCGCTGGGCGTGTCCCGCCCCTCCGTCACCCGGATGTTGGGCATCCTGGCGGAAAAGGATCTGGTCACCAAGGAGCGCTACGGAAAGCTGGCACTGACGGATCGGGGCGCCGCCCTGGCCCGCCGGCAGCTGGACTGCGTCCGTCTGCTGGCCCTGCGGCTTCCGGCACTGGGCCTGGACCTCACCGCCCGGGAGGCGGAGGAGGCCGCCCAGGCCCTGGCGGCGGTGCTGCCGGGGCGGTGCCTGGAAACGCTCTGA
- a CDS encoding YgeY family selenium metabolism-linked hydrolase, producing the protein MLSRERMETVVELTRALIAQSSESGQEDGAAGVLRRYMEGAGFTQVTADEYGNVLGCLRGGRPGKRVLLDGHIDTVPVGDRSAWSHDPFGGEIDGGRLYGRGASDMKGAVAAFTAAAGFYAADRGGDFPGEIWVAGVVQEECFEGVAARAVSRAVRPDYVVIGEASQCDLKIGQRGRAEIVVETFGVPAHSANPDKGVNAVYAMGKVIEALRHLPPPEQPVLGRGILELTDIRSEPYPGASVVPAYCRATYDRRLLVGETPESVLAPIQAELDRLAAEDPSFQARASFARGEARCYTGNPIQAQRFFPGWLRDREEPFIRDILAGLEAAGLTPAVTQYSFCTNGSHYAGEAGIPTVGLGPSREDLAHTVDEYVELSQLEQACESYYALLGALLRP; encoded by the coding sequence ATGCTGAGCCGGGAGCGGATGGAGACGGTGGTGGAGCTGACGCGGGCCCTGATCGCCCAGAGCAGCGAGTCCGGACAGGAGGACGGCGCCGCCGGTGTGCTGCGGCGGTACATGGAGGGTGCGGGCTTCACCCAGGTGACAGCGGACGAATACGGGAATGTGCTGGGCTGTCTGCGGGGCGGCCGCCCGGGAAAGCGGGTGCTGCTGGACGGACACATCGACACCGTTCCGGTGGGGGACCGCTCCGCCTGGAGCCATGACCCCTTCGGCGGAGAGATCGACGGCGGACGGCTCTATGGCCGGGGCGCCTCCGACATGAAGGGCGCCGTGGCGGCCTTCACCGCCGCCGCGGGCTTTTATGCCGCCGACCGGGGCGGGGACTTCCCCGGGGAGATCTGGGTGGCCGGCGTGGTCCAGGAGGAGTGCTTCGAGGGCGTGGCCGCCCGGGCCGTCAGCCGGGCCGTCCGGCCGGACTACGTGGTCATCGGCGAGGCCTCCCAGTGCGATCTGAAGATCGGCCAGCGGGGCCGGGCGGAGATCGTGGTGGAGACCTTCGGCGTTCCCGCCCACTCCGCCAACCCCGACAAGGGCGTCAACGCCGTGTACGCCATGGGGAAGGTGATCGAGGCCTTGCGGCACCTGCCGCCGCCGGAGCAGCCGGTTCTGGGCCGGGGCATCCTGGAGCTGACGGACATCCGCTCGGAGCCCTATCCCGGCGCCTCGGTGGTGCCGGCCTACTGCCGGGCCACCTACGACCGGCGTCTGCTGGTGGGGGAGACGCCGGAGAGCGTCCTGGCCCCCATCCAGGCGGAGCTGGACCGCCTGGCGGCGGAGGACCCGTCCTTCCAGGCCCGGGCATCCTTCGCCCGGGGTGAGGCCCGCTGCTACACGGGCAATCCCATCCAGGCCCAGCGGTTCTTCCCCGGCTGGCTCCGGGACCGGGAGGAGCCCTTCATCCGGGACATCCTCGCCGGCCTGGAGGCCGCGGGGCTGACCCCGGCAGTGACCCAGTACAGCTTCTGCACCAACGGCAGCCACTACGCCGGAGAGGCGGGCATCCCCACCGTGGGACTGGGCCCCTCCCGGGAGGACCTGGCCCACACTGTGGACGAGTACGTGGAGCTGAGCCAGCTGGAGCAGGCCTGCGAGAGCTACTACGCCCTGCTGGGCGCCCTGCTGAGACCCTGA